A window of Cryptomeria japonica chromosome 3, Sugi_1.0, whole genome shotgun sequence contains these coding sequences:
- the LOC131027945 gene encoding calmodulin-like protein 2, whose product MFPYNAQTATCGLTDSTGTRPHILILKPNRMESTTLQEMADLNEIRRMYEMVDENADGEVSVSEICGFMNKLRIPISEEDVRFMLSTSLQKDCSGLRFEQFVEVYQSILNNKDHKARDDSEDLMEAFGVFDENKDGYLTSEELQHVLSTMGLIPWSQDLQQCEQMICRFDLDGNGVLDFAEFKIMMSSEPSP is encoded by the exons ATGTTTCCATATAACGCTCAAACAGCCACCTGCGGGCTGACAGATTCGACGGGCACAA GACCCCATATATTAATTTTGAAGCCCAATCGAATGGAGTCGACAACGTTGCAAGAAATGGCTGATCTTAATGAAATTCGTAGAATGTATGAGATGGTGGATGAAAATGCAGATGGAGAAGTGAGCGTGAGTGAGATATGTGGCTTCATGAACAAGCTCAGAATACCAATCTCAGAAGAAGATGTGAGATTTATGCTCAGCACTTCTCTTCAAAAGGACTGTAGTGGCCTGCGATTTGAACAATTTGTTGAGGTATATCAATCCATTCTAAACAATAAAGACCATAAAGCGAGAGATGATTCAGAAGATTTGATGGAAGCATTCGGTGTATTTGATGAGAATAAAGATGGATACTTAACTTCAGAGGAGCTGCAACATGTCTTGTCCACCATGGGATTGATTCCATGGAGCCAAGACCTGCAACAGTGCGAACAAATGATATGTCGATTTGATTTGGACGGCAATGGAGTGTTGGACTTCGCTGAATTCAAGATTATGATGTCTTCTGAACCTTCTCCATGA
- the LOC131027946 gene encoding calmodulin-like protein 2 has translation MPMWTEALQTLGGADSRGTSATCERLCGGLQSMLNWSTWSLEAKFRAYKVFHGNKKTRPHILILKPNQTESTTLQEMADLNEIRRMYEMVDENADGEVSVSEICGFMNKLRIPISEEDVRFMLSTSLQKDCSGLRFEQFVEVYQSILNNKDHKARDDSEDLMEAFGVFDENKDGYLTSEELQHVLSTMGLIPWSQDLQQCEQMICRFDLDGNGVLDFAEFKIMMSSEPSP, from the exons ATGCCTATGTGGACAGAGGCATTACAAACTCTTGGGGGTGCAGATTCGAGGGGCACGAGTGCGACGTGCGAACGTCTCTGCGGCGGGCTACAGTCCATGCTCAATTGGTCAACATGGTCACTAGAAGCCAAGTTCCGGGCTTACAAAGTGTTCCATGGAAACAAAAAGACAA GACCCCATATATTAATTTTGAAGCCCAATCAAACGGAGTCGACAACGTTGCAAGAAATGGCTGATCTTAATGAAATTCGTAGAATGTATGAGATGGTGGATGAAAATGCAGATGGAGAAGTGAGCGTGAGTGAGATATGTGGCTTCATGAACAAGCTCAGAATACCAATCTCAGAAGAAGATGTGAGATTTATGCTCAGCACTTCTCTTCAAAAGGACTGTAGTGGCCTGCGATTTGAACAATTTGTTGAGGTATATCAATCCATTCTAAACAATAAAGACCATAAAGCGAGAGATGATTCAGAAGATTTGATGGAAGCATTCGGTGTATTTGATGAGAATAAAGATGGATACTTAACTTCAGAGGAGCTGCAACATGTCTTGTCCACCATGGGATTGATTCCATGGAGCCAAGACCTGCAACAGTGCGAACAAATGATATGTCGATTTGATTTGGACGGCAATGGAGTGTTGGACTTCGCTGAATTCAAGATTATGATGTCTTCTGAACCTTCTCCATGA